A window from Gossypium raimondii isolate GPD5lz chromosome 7, ASM2569854v1, whole genome shotgun sequence encodes these proteins:
- the LOC105802521 gene encoding small ubiquitin-related modifier 1 yields the protein MSGPQEEDKKPGDQSAAHINLKVKGQDGNEVFFRIKRSTQLKKLMNAYCDRQSVDFNSIAFLFDGRRLRGEQTPDELEMEDGDEIDAMLHQTGGTSA from the exons atgtCGGGGCCGCAAGAGGAAGATAAGAAGCCTGGCGATCAATCCGCCGCCCATATAAACCTCAAAGTTAAAGGCCAG GATGGGAATGAAGTTTTCTTTAGGATCAAAAGAAGCACTCAACTGAAGAAGCTCATGAATGCATATTGTGATCGACAATCTGTGGATTTCAACTCGATTGCCTTCTTGTTCGATGGTCGCCGCCTGCGAGGCGAGCAAACTCCTGATGAG CTGGAAATGGAGGATGGTGATGAGATCGATGCTATGCTTCACCAAACTGGTGGCACAAGCGCTTGA